In one Brassica oleracea var. oleracea cultivar TO1000 chromosome C9, BOL, whole genome shotgun sequence genomic region, the following are encoded:
- the LOC106316672 gene encoding probable pectinesterase/pectinesterase inhibitor 60, whose amino-acid sequence MMHKISILSLHLLLLLCFHPLTTTADGNFTTGIDTWCDQTPYPDPCNHYFRRHNGYRLPTHLSEFRAMLVEAAMDRAISAQDKLKMSGLNCTDCRKQAILTDCIDLYGDTVLQLNRTLQGLSPKAAGEPCTDVDAQTWLSTALTNTETCRRGSSDLNVSDFTTPIVSNTKISHLISNCLAVNGALLTTGNNDTTITDDPKVFPAWVSRKERRLLKFQSARTVPANVVVAKDGSGHVKTVQAAIELAGRRKVTSGLFVIYVKRGIYQENINVRLNNDNLMLVGDGMRYTIITGGRSVKEGYTTYSSATAGIEGLHFIAKGITFRNTAGPAKGQAVALRSSSDLSIFYRCAMEGYQDTLMVHSQRQFYRECYIFGTIDFIFGNAAVVFQNCIILPRRPLHGQSNVITAQGRADPFQNTGISIQNSIIQPAVDLKPVVRSVKTYLGRPWMKYSRTVILKTYLDSFVSPVGWSPWIKGSTYALDTLFYAEYKNIGPASSTRWRVRWKGFHVLNKASDASAFTVGRFITGTAWLPRTGIPFSSGL is encoded by the exons ATGATGCATAAAATCTCTATTCTATCTCTACACTTACTATTACTACTCTGTTTCCATCCTCTCACCACCACAGCGGACGGTAATTTCACCACCGGCATTGATACATGGTGCGATCAAACTCCATACCCTGATCCGTGCAATCACTACTTCCGACGCCACAACGGTTATCGCCTACCGACACATCTATCCGAGTTCAGGGCAATGCTGGTGGAAGCAGCCATGGATCGGGCCATATCCGCTCAAGACAAGCTGAAGATGTCCGGTCTGAACTGTACTGATTGCCGGAAACAAGCCATTTTGACAGACTGCATTGACCTATATGGAGACACTGTCCTTCAGCTAAACAGGACGCTGCAAGGCTTGTCTCCAAAAGCCGCCGGAGAACCGTGCACCGACGTTGACGCTCAAACGTGGCTGAGCACCGCGCTTACAAACACAGAGACATGCCGACGCGGCTCCTCTGATCTTAACGTCTCAGATTTCACCACACCAATCGTTTCAAACACCAAGATCTCCCACCTAATAAGCAACTGCTTAGCCGTCAACGGAGCCCTCTTGACCACCGGAAACAACGATACCACCATCACTGATGATCCGAAGGTTTTTCCAGCATGGGTTTCCCGTAAAGAGAGGAGACTTCTGAAATTTCAATCGGCACGTACCGTCCCAGCCAACGTCGTGGTGGCCAAGGACGGATCGGGGCATGTCAAGACTGTGCAAGCAGCTATTGAACTGGCTGGACGGAGAAAGGTGACGTCAGGGTTGTTTGTGATTTACGTGAAGAGAGGGATATATCAAGAAAACATAAACGTACGTCTCAATAACGATAACCTAATGTTGGTCGGCGACGGAATGAGATACACCATTATCACCGGAGGTCGCAGTGTCAAAGAAGGCTACACAACTTATAGTTCTGCCACTGCCG GTATCGAGGGGCTTCACTTCATAGCGAAAGGCATAACATTTCGGAACACAGCGGGTCCAGCTAAAGGCCAGGCCGTGGCACTCCGGTCATCTTCAGACCTCTCAATCTTTTACAGATGCGCAATGGAAGGATACCAAGACACACTGATGGTCCATTCGCAACGCCAGTTTTACCGCGAGTGCTACATCTTCGGAACCATCGATTTCATCTTTGGAAATGCAGCCGTAGTTTTCCAAAACTGTATCATCCTCCCTCGTCGGCCACTACATGGACAATCCAATGTAATAACCGCACAAGGTCGTGCTGATCCTTTTCAAAACACAGGTATCTCTATCCAAAACTCAATAATCCAACCAGCTGTCGATCTAAAACCTGTGGTCCGTAGCGTTAAGACGTACTTGGGCCGGCCTTGGATGAAATACTCGCGCACTGTGATTCTTAAGACGTATTTGGATAGTTTTGTGAGTCCAGTTGGGTGGTCTCCGTGGATCAAAGGTTCGACGTACGCTCTCGACACATTGTTCTATGCAGAATATAAGAATATTGGACCAGCTTCGTCGACGAGGTGGCGTGTCCGTTGGAAAGGTTTTCATGTGCTAAATAAAGCTTCCGATGCTTCTGCTTTCACTGTTGGAAGATTCATCACAGGTACTGCATGGCTCCCACGTACCGGCATACCCTTCTCTTCCGGACTCTAA